One window of Desulfovibrio subterraneus genomic DNA carries:
- a CDS encoding ABC transporter permease: MTAELIIPILAATVQSGTPILYATLGEMLTERSGVLNLGVEGMMIFGAFGAFLFTYFTGNPWVGLFMAGIFAGVLGLLHGLVCQVFQGNQVVSGLALTILGVGLADFLGTPYVGVATTGFTPFEFPVLSSIPVIGGIFFKHDALVYLSYTLPLIFWFFMNRTRWGLAMAAAGEHPAACSAAGLNPVLMRWAGVFFGGFLVGLGGAYLSLAYTHLWTNNMTGGRGWIAVALVIFAFWRPGRAVFGAYLFGGIMAFQMRLQALGATLPSSLLLMLPYALTIIVLLFSSARGKGRAAPAALGVNIEPGE; this comes from the coding sequence ATAACCGCTGAACTGATTATTCCCATTCTCGCGGCCACGGTGCAGTCCGGCACGCCTATTCTGTATGCAACGCTGGGCGAAATGCTCACCGAGCGTTCCGGCGTGCTGAACCTCGGCGTTGAAGGCATGATGATTTTCGGCGCGTTCGGCGCGTTTCTGTTTACCTATTTTACGGGCAACCCCTGGGTGGGCCTGTTTATGGCAGGGATTTTTGCAGGCGTTCTCGGACTGCTGCACGGTCTGGTCTGTCAGGTGTTTCAGGGCAATCAGGTTGTATCCGGCCTTGCCCTGACCATTCTCGGCGTAGGCCTTGCCGACTTCCTCGGCACCCCCTATGTGGGCGTGGCCACCACCGGATTCACCCCCTTCGAGTTTCCCGTGCTTTCGTCCATTCCCGTCATCGGCGGCATCTTCTTCAAGCATGATGCGCTGGTGTATCTTTCCTACACGCTGCCCCTGATTTTCTGGTTCTTCATGAACCGCACCCGCTGGGGGCTTGCTATGGCTGCAGCTGGCGAGCATCCCGCCGCCTGTTCCGCCGCAGGCCTGAACCCCGTGCTCATGCGCTGGGCTGGCGTATTTTTCGGCGGCTTTCTTGTGGGGCTGGGCGGTGCCTATCTTTCACTCGCCTATACGCACCTGTGGACCAACAACATGACCGGCGGACGCGGCTGGATTGCCGTGGCTCTGGTCATTTTCGCGTTCTGGCGTCCCGGCCGCGCCGTGTTCGGTGCCTATCTCTTCGGGGGCATCATGGCCTTCCAGATGCGCCTGCAGGCACTCGGGGCCACGCTGCCTTCCTCGCTGCTGCTTATGCTGCCCTATGCGCTGACCATCATCGTCCTGTTGTTCTCGTCCGCCCGTGGTAAGGGCAGAGCGGCCCCTGCGGCCCTGGGCGTGAACATCGAGCCCGGAGAATAG
- a CDS encoding ABC transporter ATP-binding protein has protein sequence MSERDIINNRTNRNAFVHLPPLVRLEHICKVFGKVRANNDITLDIRPGMIKALLGENGAGKSTLMSILSGRFMQTSGTIYVDGTATRFDSPRDAINAGIGMVYQHFMLVESMTVAQNVLLGQEKGFIISPKAMEAEVTKLAERYGLPIDPSARVSELSMGEKQRVEILKLLYRDSRVLILDEPTAVLTPTETEQLFEAMWRMADQGKSIVFISHKLKEVLAVADEIAILRRGEIVDEFHESDVPNETVLANRMVGRDVVLAIEAEPVKPGSVVLDIANLSGDGMESLSLTLRKGEVIAIAGVAGNGQKELVEVVCGLRKPVSGRVEILGLDWNKFYPRPPRKGKSLAYIPEDRQGLATCKYLDLVDNFLLTTRHSFTSGPFLNRKEAAETTVKIIDEFNVQPGHIEGTARSLSGGNLQKLVIGREFFRQPDIIVAENPTQGLDISATEEVWQRLLEARNRAGILLITSELNEALQLADYIAVMYRGRFMDVFHKSDAAKVESIGLMMAGVTAA, from the coding sequence ATGAGCGAACGCGACATCATAAACAACCGCACGAATCGCAACGCCTTTGTGCATCTGCCGCCTCTGGTGCGGCTGGAGCATATCTGCAAGGTCTTCGGCAAGGTGCGCGCCAACAACGATATCACGCTGGACATCCGCCCCGGCATGATCAAGGCCCTGCTGGGTGAGAACGGCGCGGGCAAGTCTACGCTCATGTCCATCCTTTCCGGCCGGTTCATGCAGACTTCCGGCACTATCTATGTGGACGGAACCGCAACCCGTTTCGATTCCCCGCGTGATGCCATAAACGCAGGCATAGGCATGGTGTATCAGCATTTCATGCTGGTGGAATCCATGACGGTCGCCCAGAACGTGCTGCTCGGGCAGGAGAAGGGCTTCATCATTTCTCCCAAGGCCATGGAAGCAGAGGTGACAAAGCTTGCCGAGCGTTACGGCCTGCCCATTGATCCTTCCGCCCGCGTAAGCGAACTCTCCATGGGTGAAAAGCAGCGGGTGGAGATTCTCAAACTGCTGTACCGCGACAGCCGTGTTCTCATTCTGGACGAACCCACGGCGGTGCTCACGCCCACTGAAACGGAACAGCTGTTTGAAGCCATGTGGCGCATGGCAGATCAGGGCAAATCCATCGTCTTCATTTCGCACAAGCTCAAGGAAGTGCTCGCGGTGGCGGACGAAATCGCCATTCTGCGCAGGGGCGAGATTGTGGATGAATTCCACGAAAGCGATGTGCCCAACGAAACCGTGCTTGCCAACCGCATGGTTGGCAGGGACGTGGTGCTCGCCATTGAGGCCGAGCCTGTAAAGCCGGGGAGCGTGGTGCTTGATATCGCCAATCTTTCCGGCGACGGCATGGAATCGCTCAGCCTTACCCTGCGCAAGGGTGAGGTCATCGCTATTGCCGGCGTTGCCGGTAACGGCCAGAAGGAACTGGTCGAGGTGGTGTGCGGTCTGCGCAAGCCCGTAAGCGGCAGGGTGGAGATTCTGGGCCTCGACTGGAACAAGTTCTACCCGCGTCCTCCGCGCAAGGGCAAGTCGCTTGCTTACATTCCCGAAGACAGGCAGGGGCTTGCCACCTGCAAGTATCTTGATCTTGTGGACAACTTTTTGCTGACCACCCGCCATTCCTTTACCAGCGGTCCCTTCCTGAACCGCAAGGAAGCTGCGGAAACCACGGTGAAGATCATAGACGAATTCAACGTACAGCCCGGCCATATTGAGGGAACCGCCCGTTCCCTTTCCGGCGGCAACCTGCAGAAGCTGGTCATCGGCCGTGAATTTTTCCGCCAGCCCGACATTATCGTGGCGGAAAACCCCACGCAGGGGCTGGACATCTCCGCAACGGAAGAAGTGTGGCAGCGTCTGCTGGAAGCCCGCAACCGTGCAGGTATTCTGCTTATCACCTCGGAGCTGAACGAAGCGCTGCAGCTGGCGGACTACATTGCCGTTATGTATCGCGGGCGCTTCATGGATGTCTTCCACAAGTCCGATGCCGCCAAGGTGGAGTCCATCGGCCTTATGATGGCCGGTGTGACCGCCGCATAA
- a CDS encoding ThiF family adenylyltransferase, translated as MILPDGTGKTVVSLDDLRLLAERNACSLRDAERTALLQGIMPERYIRNFSLMDCAEQLRLLDAHVLLVGLGGLGGHVLDLLVRMGVGTITGADGDYFAESNLNRQLLSREDSLNIPKPEAAARHVTAINSSTTFIGVHEYLSGDALVDACRGKTVIVDALGGLQYRAELERAASAVGVPLVSAVVAGLGGYVTAIFPGETGPAEMLGTGTAAEDVLGTPSPVVACAASMQAAEVMRIIVGRPRMHGVLFFDLADRSFQNVLFEDV; from the coding sequence ATGATTTTGCCCGACGGAACCGGCAAGACTGTAGTCTCTCTGGATGACCTCCGGCTGCTGGCCGAACGCAATGCCTGTTCTCTGCGGGATGCGGAGCGAACGGCTCTGCTGCAGGGCATCATGCCCGAACGTTATATACGCAACTTCAGCCTCATGGATTGTGCCGAGCAGCTTCGCCTGCTTGATGCGCACGTTTTGCTTGTAGGATTGGGAGGGCTCGGCGGCCATGTGCTCGACCTTCTTGTCCGCATGGGCGTGGGCACCATTACCGGTGCCGACGGCGATTATTTTGCGGAAAGCAATCTTAATCGCCAGCTCCTTTCCCGCGAAGACTCCCTGAATATTCCGAAGCCCGAAGCGGCTGCGCGGCATGTGACCGCAATCAACAGTTCCACCACGTTCATCGGCGTGCACGAATACCTGAGCGGAGACGCCCTTGTGGATGCCTGCCGTGGCAAGACCGTGATTGTGGATGCACTGGGCGGTCTGCAATACCGCGCCGAGCTTGAGCGGGCTGCTTCCGCCGTGGGCGTGCCATTGGTTTCCGCCGTGGTTGCAGGGCTCGGGGGGTATGTAACGGCAATTTTTCCGGGTGAGACAGGTCCTGCAGAAATGCTGGGTACCGGCACCGCAGCCGAGGACGTGCTGGGTACCCCGTCACCGGTGGTCGCCTGCGCCGCCTCCATGCAGGCAGCGGAGGTAATGCGCATCATTGTAGGGCGTCCGCGCATGCACGGCGTGTTGTTTTTCGACCTTGCGGACCGCAGTTTCCAGAATGTTCTGTTCGAGGATGTGTAG
- a CDS encoding cation diffusion facilitator family transporter, whose translation MTTDKQLAHIQAVSRITWIGLIVNVLLSVAKVAAGIAGNSRAVLADGIHSISDLVTDVALLVGVRFWSAPADDNHPYGHGRLETLITVCIGLILAGAGIGIGWDAISAFRTGETHHSKPVAFFAALASIISKELLYQWTVREGRRLNSSAVVANAWHHRSDALSSIPAALAVAVAMLLPEWAFVDLVGAIIVAVFILHAAWSICFPALEMLTDKTAPAEVMEHLNELVCSVPGVLSVHRLRSRYQGAGLLVDMHIGVDGEITVTEGHAVADAVEKLLLEEGQEVIEVLVHVDPWVHDDGQCREMPDEQPKNN comes from the coding sequence ATGACTACTGATAAACAACTGGCACACATACAGGCCGTCAGCCGGATTACCTGGATAGGCCTTATCGTGAACGTTCTGCTTTCCGTGGCCAAGGTCGCGGCGGGCATCGCAGGGAACAGCCGTGCCGTTCTTGCTGACGGCATTCACAGCATTTCCGATCTTGTCACAGATGTGGCGCTGCTTGTAGGTGTTCGATTCTGGTCGGCACCTGCCGATGATAATCATCCCTACGGCCATGGCCGTCTTGAAACGCTCATTACCGTCTGCATCGGGCTCATTCTTGCGGGCGCGGGCATCGGTATAGGCTGGGATGCCATCTCGGCATTCCGTACCGGCGAAACGCACCACAGCAAGCCGGTCGCCTTTTTTGCGGCGCTAGCCTCCATCATTTCCAAGGAATTGTTGTATCAGTGGACTGTGCGCGAGGGGCGCAGGCTGAATTCGTCTGCCGTTGTCGCCAATGCATGGCACCATCGCAGTGATGCGCTCAGTTCCATTCCTGCCGCGCTGGCAGTTGCCGTGGCCATGCTGTTGCCCGAATGGGCCTTTGTGGACCTTGTGGGGGCGATCATTGTTGCCGTGTTCATTCTGCATGCGGCGTGGTCCATATGTTTTCCGGCGCTTGAAATGCTCACCGACAAAACTGCTCCGGCCGAAGTGATGGAGCACCTCAACGAGCTTGTCTGTTCCGTACCGGGTGTGTTGAGTGTGCACCGGCTGCGCTCCCGCTATCAGGGGGCGGGACTGCTTGTGGACATGCATATCGGTGTGGACGGTGAAATTACCGTAACGGAAGGGCATGCCGTTGCCGATGCCGTAGAAAAGCTATTGCTTGAAGAGGGGCAGGAAGTGATTGAGGTGCTCGTGCACGTGGATCCGTGGGTGCACGATGATGGTCAGTGCCGCGAAATGCCTGATGAGCAGCCGAAAAACAATTGA
- a CDS encoding dihydrolipoyl dehydrogenase family protein — MTTFDYDMIVLGGGAAGLTTTAGAAQLGVRVLLVEQEPQLGGDCLHYGCVPSKTLITTARNRHRMANAARWGLPQPELPPVDFSLVADRIRSVIQTIQPHDSPERFTSLGAKVLFGQAGFVDEHTVSIAGADKTRMVTGKQIVIATGSSASIPNIPGLDEVDYLTNTSIFSLESLPESLVILGAGPIALEMAQSFRRLGSEVTVIQRSGQVLSREDKDMADIVQDALEKEGVRVLLNTAVRSVRRKNGRIEVETEQNGGKPIAISGTHLLVALGRTPNIKNLRLEQAGVEYTPKGITVDARMRTSHKHIYACGDVTGQYLFTHAAGYEGGIVVSNAVFKLPRKADYTWMPWVTYTEPELASIGLNEKTAQEQGLEYTLRTEPFASNDRAIAQGATEGCLKMLLDKREKVLGVQIAGPHAGELINEWVAILGGGVKLSTLAGAIHPYPTLGEINKRVAGSLIGEKLFSGKVRSGLCFLFGYQGKCEDDKE, encoded by the coding sequence ATGACCACCTTCGACTATGACATGATCGTGCTTGGCGGCGGTGCCGCCGGACTCACCACCACGGCCGGAGCCGCCCAGCTCGGTGTGCGGGTGCTGCTGGTGGAACAGGAGCCGCAGCTTGGAGGCGACTGCCTGCACTACGGCTGCGTGCCCAGCAAAACGCTTATAACCACCGCCCGCAACCGTCATCGCATGGCCAATGCCGCCCGTTGGGGGCTGCCGCAGCCGGAACTGCCCCCGGTGGATTTCTCTCTGGTGGCAGATCGTATCCGTTCCGTCATACAGACCATCCAGCCGCATGATTCCCCTGAACGGTTCACGTCTCTCGGGGCAAAGGTACTGTTCGGGCAGGCCGGCTTCGTGGACGAACATACGGTCAGCATAGCCGGTGCCGACAAAACGCGCATGGTCACCGGCAAGCAGATTGTCATTGCCACCGGCTCGTCAGCATCCATTCCGAATATTCCCGGCCTTGATGAAGTGGACTACCTGACCAACACCTCCATTTTTTCTCTCGAAAGCCTGCCGGAATCCCTTGTCATTCTCGGTGCAGGCCCCATAGCGCTGGAGATGGCCCAATCCTTCCGCCGCCTTGGTTCCGAAGTAACCGTCATACAACGCTCAGGTCAGGTCCTTTCCCGCGAGGATAAGGACATGGCGGATATCGTTCAGGATGCGCTGGAAAAAGAAGGCGTGCGCGTCCTGCTGAACACGGCTGTTCGTTCCGTACGCCGGAAAAACGGACGTATTGAAGTGGAGACGGAACAGAACGGTGGCAAGCCGATTGCCATAAGCGGCACTCACCTGCTGGTCGCGCTGGGCCGCACGCCCAACATCAAAAACCTGCGGCTGGAACAGGCGGGCGTGGAATATACACCCAAGGGCATAACCGTGGATGCGCGCATGCGCACATCGCACAAGCATATCTATGCCTGCGGCGATGTAACCGGCCAGTATCTCTTCACCCATGCAGCCGGCTATGAGGGCGGCATAGTGGTCAGCAACGCAGTTTTCAAGCTGCCCCGCAAGGCCGATTATACCTGGATGCCGTGGGTAACCTACACGGAGCCGGAGCTTGCCTCCATCGGCCTCAATGAGAAGACCGCACAGGAACAAGGCCTGGAGTACACGCTGCGGACCGAGCCGTTTGCCTCCAACGACCGAGCCATTGCACAGGGCGCGACCGAAGGCTGCCTGAAAATGCTGCTCGACAAGCGTGAGAAAGTGCTCGGCGTGCAGATAGCTGGCCCGCACGCCGGAGAGCTTATCAACGAATGGGTGGCGATTCTCGGCGGCGGAGTAAAACTCTCCACCCTTGCCGGTGCCATCCACCCCTACCCGACTCTCGGCGAGATCAACAAACGCGTTGCAGGGTCGCTCATTGGTGAAAAGCTCTTCTCGGGCAAAGTCCGCTCCGGCCTGTGCTTCCTGTTCGGCTATCAGGGAAAGTGCGAAGACGATAAAGAATGA
- a CDS encoding TVP38/TMEM64 family protein: MLLLGTMGILIALFFIFDLNQYLTLETIKARQQDLHMLYNEHTLALLAGYAAVYILSTALSLPGATILTLAGAAVFGFWTALIVVSFASSIGASLACIVSRYLLRDWVRSRFGNRLQRMDEGIAHEGPFYLFTLRLVPVIPFFLINLGMGLTSLPIRTFYWVSQLGMLPGTAVYVNAGKELGKIDSLSAILSPSLLASFVLLGFFPLAAKKTLAFMRKRNR; the protein is encoded by the coding sequence ATGCTCCTGCTCGGAACCATGGGAATCCTGATTGCCCTGTTTTTCATTTTCGACCTGAACCAGTACCTCACGCTGGAGACCATAAAAGCCCGCCAGCAAGACCTGCACATGCTCTACAATGAGCATACGCTCGCCCTGCTCGCAGGCTACGCTGCCGTGTACATTCTGAGCACGGCCCTGTCGCTGCCGGGGGCAACCATTCTCACCCTCGCCGGTGCTGCGGTTTTCGGATTCTGGACAGCGTTGATTGTCGTCTCCTTCGCCTCTTCCATCGGTGCGTCACTTGCCTGCATCGTCTCCCGCTACCTGCTCAGGGACTGGGTGCGCAGCCGTTTCGGCAACCGCCTGCAACGCATGGACGAAGGCATAGCCCATGAAGGACCTTTCTATCTCTTCACCCTGCGGCTTGTGCCGGTTATCCCTTTCTTTCTCATCAATCTCGGCATGGGCCTCACTTCGCTGCCCATACGCACCTTCTACTGGGTTTCGCAGCTCGGCATGCTGCCCGGCACGGCCGTCTACGTGAACGCAGGAAAGGAGTTGGGCAAAATCGACAGTCTCTCTGCCATTCTGTCGCCTTCGCTGCTGGCGTCGTTCGTCCTGCTCGGTTTTTTTCCCCTTGCCGCGAAAAAAACACTGGCTTTCATGCGCAAGCGTAACCGGTAA
- a CDS encoding glucokinase, translated as MKRILVADIGGTNSRFAAFSFSNGELVRQASVWLSTTGATSFAQLLEQLAASPLPCSPQTADAIVLAVAGPVEDGKRASLPNIGWDIDLAALPDSCGCSKALLVNDFLAQAYACLSPAMRDALSILPGTPVEGAPVAVLGAGTGFGHALLVKVTDGVYTALPSEGGHAHFPFVGTEEHAYAEFLHKETGRSQIIGDMVVTGSGMRYLHTFFTGERIPSREVTAKLTPDAPELVWFARFLGRACHDYVLKTLALGGVVLTGGLVSGNPSIARHPAFAQAFMDSDTHGHLLRKIPVHLNTNEEFGLWGAAQLAAMNL; from the coding sequence GTGAAACGCATTCTCGTTGCCGACATAGGCGGCACCAACAGCCGCTTTGCAGCCTTCTCCTTCTCAAACGGCGAGCTTGTCAGGCAGGCCAGCGTGTGGCTTTCCACCACCGGAGCCACCAGTTTTGCCCAGCTGCTGGAACAGCTTGCCGCTTCGCCGCTTCCCTGTTCCCCGCAGACTGCCGACGCAATTGTGCTTGCCGTAGCGGGACCGGTAGAAGACGGAAAACGCGCCTCGCTTCCCAACATAGGGTGGGATATCGACCTTGCCGCCCTGCCGGACTCCTGCGGCTGCTCCAAGGCCCTGCTGGTCAACGACTTTCTGGCGCAGGCATATGCCTGCCTCAGCCCTGCCATGCGCGACGCCCTTTCCATTCTTCCCGGCACACCGGTCGAGGGTGCACCCGTGGCGGTTCTTGGTGCAGGAACAGGCTTTGGCCACGCTCTGCTCGTCAAGGTGACCGATGGTGTTTACACAGCCCTGCCCTCAGAAGGGGGGCATGCACATTTTCCCTTTGTCGGCACGGAAGAACACGCCTACGCCGAGTTTCTGCACAAGGAAACAGGCCGGTCGCAGATCATAGGCGACATGGTCGTCACAGGCTCAGGCATGCGCTACCTGCACACCTTTTTCACCGGAGAACGCATCCCCTCGCGCGAGGTAACTGCCAAGCTTACACCGGATGCACCGGAGCTTGTGTGGTTCGCCCGTTTTCTCGGTCGCGCCTGCCACGACTATGTGCTGAAGACTCTCGCTCTCGGCGGGGTTGTGCTCACTGGTGGTTTAGTCTCCGGCAATCCCTCCATTGCCCGGCATCCCGCCTTTGCACAGGCATTTATGGACAGCGACACCCACGGGCACCTGCTGAGAAAGATTCCCGTTCATCTGAACACCAACGAAGAATTCGGCCTGTGGGGTGCCGCCCAACTGGCTGCCATGAATCTCTGA
- the msrA gene encoding peptide-methionine (S)-S-oxide reductase MsrA: MNISLTVLGATLFATTLLLVGRPAPVRAEDASGNMAVATFAGGCFWCMEPPFDALEGVISTTSGYTGGHKDNPAYKEVSAGTTGHLEALQITYDPAKVSYETLLDVFWKNIDPLDPYGQFCDKGEQYRAAIFYHTDEQRLAAEASKAALISSDRLNGTVETRIIQASTFWPAEEYHQDYYKKNPIRYKFYRHNCGRDKRLKQLWGTE; this comes from the coding sequence ATGAACATATCTCTTACAGTACTCGGCGCAACACTGTTTGCCACCACACTTCTCCTCGTAGGCAGACCGGCCCCGGTACGGGCTGAAGACGCTTCCGGCAACATGGCCGTGGCCACCTTTGCCGGTGGATGCTTCTGGTGCATGGAACCGCCCTTCGATGCACTGGAAGGCGTCATTTCCACCACCTCAGGGTATACGGGCGGCCACAAGGACAACCCCGCCTACAAGGAAGTCTCTGCAGGTACCACAGGTCATCTGGAAGCTCTTCAGATCACCTATGACCCCGCCAAGGTAAGCTACGAGACCCTGCTGGACGTATTCTGGAAAAATATCGATCCGCTGGACCCCTACGGACAATTCTGCGACAAGGGAGAGCAGTACCGCGCGGCCATATTCTACCATACAGATGAACAGCGCCTTGCGGCCGAAGCCTCAAAGGCTGCACTTATCAGTTCCGACCGCCTGAACGGCACTGTGGAAACCAGAATAATCCAGGCCTCAACATTCTGGCCTGCAGAAGAATACCATCAGGATTATTACAAAAAGAATCCCATCCGGTACAAATTCTATCGCCACAACTGCGGTCGCGACAAGCGCCTGAAGCAGCTGTGGGGAACAGAATAG
- a CDS encoding phosphotransferase enzyme family protein, whose amino-acid sequence MHDILSRFGLTVSHIRHDLAIPGSPERCITRSVAETTDGSLWLVEKLGENQAASRATVAALLDSLAACNAPFIHAPASTGEGGHILHTPEGVWQCTPFITGVELPRPDYIDDAWRGRLIGQFITGLQKAGNTLPEIPEANTPALPSYVAALADIIRQREPGIHARIAEILPHFTPLFTMLPHLPAAIAHGDCHPLNIIWGENSIRGVIDWEFAGRKPVLYDAANCIGCVGFEHPDWLVRGLVPALIAELHAGAVLTDETLPWLLPFTCALRFAWLSEWLRRKDREMIDMELDYMHILLRHGKAIESRWREACQP is encoded by the coding sequence ATGCACGACATACTCTCCCGCTTCGGCCTGACCGTCTCTCACATCCGCCACGACCTTGCCATTCCCGGCAGCCCCGAACGCTGCATCACCCGCTCGGTTGCGGAAACAACAGACGGCAGCCTTTGGCTCGTGGAAAAGCTCGGAGAAAATCAGGCCGCAAGCCGTGCAACCGTGGCAGCGCTGCTGGACAGCCTTGCGGCATGCAACGCGCCGTTCATCCACGCCCCTGCAAGCACCGGAGAAGGCGGGCATATTCTGCACACACCTGAAGGTGTATGGCAGTGCACCCCCTTTATCACCGGCGTGGAACTGCCCCGCCCCGACTATATTGATGACGCGTGGCGCGGACGTCTCATCGGCCAATTCATCACCGGTCTGCAGAAAGCGGGCAATACCCTGCCGGAAATACCGGAGGCCAACACTCCGGCCCTGCCCTCCTACGTGGCCGCACTCGCGGATATCATCCGGCAGAGAGAACCCGGCATTCATGCCCGCATTGCTGAGATTCTGCCCCACTTCACACCGCTGTTCACCATGCTGCCCCATCTGCCTGCGGCCATTGCACACGGAGACTGCCACCCCCTCAACATCATCTGGGGAGAAAACAGCATTCGCGGCGTCATTGACTGGGAATTCGCCGGACGCAAGCCCGTGCTGTATGATGCCGCAAACTGCATCGGCTGTGTCGGGTTTGAACACCCCGACTGGCTGGTGCGCGGCCTTGTTCCCGCCCTTATTGCCGAACTGCATGCGGGCGCAGTGCTCACGGACGAAACCTTGCCATGGCTGCTGCCCTTCACTTGCGCCTTGCGGTTTGCCTGGCTTTCCGAGTGGCTACGGCGCAAGGACAGGGAAATGATCGATATGGAGCTGGATTACATGCACATCCTGCTCCGCCACGGCAAAGCCATTGAAAGCCGCTGGCGCGAGGCGTGTCAGCCCTGA